A window of Candidatus Nitrospira allomarina genomic DNA:
GTGCATCTCAGGCCCATTTTCCCTGAGATATAAATTAAAGCTATACATTACATTTAACTTTAACTACCTACTCTTTAAAATCGTCATTTGCCGCTGCCATAAAGGTGAATATACATTTCAATGCTATAATGAATTATTTCATTTGCATGAGTCTCAATCGTGAGTACCGCACTTTATTTTTCGTTCAAAGAGAATCGCCGGCAAAACAACTTAAAGTTAAAACTAAACCATTGCATTATATTTATATAGGCAAAAATTGACCATGGTCTCCTGTCCTGTCCCCCTGTTTTTAGGGCATCACGCCCCTCCCCGTTAGGCAGTCTGTTCGATGTGTGGCAGAAACTTTCCATTCCAGGTCATGACGACACGGTCCTCTCCTTTGTCACCCTTAATCTTCTCGACGGTGAGCTTAAAATCAATCGCCGACATAATCCCATCACCGAACTGCTCATGCAGGATGTCCAGAATGGACTCCCCATAATGGGCGCACACTTCAGTCATGCGGTAAATATGTGGCTCCTGCAGGACCGACGGATCATAGGATCGCATGGGAAACTCCCGCATCGCTTCAAGCAAATTTCCTGTGAGTCCCGGGACCAGCTTGACGAGCTTGATCTCGGTATCCTTCTTGAGTTGCGCCTGCAATCGGAATAACTGGGCAACATAGACATTACACAGCCCGAGGGCTGCTGCTAACTGGTCGTACGTCTTTCCTGAGGCCTTTTTCGCTGCAAGCAGTTGGCCGACAAGTTCCTTTTTATTCATTCTCACTCCCTACCCCTTTCAAGCCACCGAATGGTTGATATTCTCATGAACCCCATTAAGTTGAAATACTCTTCTCTGCCTCAGGTCCTGACAATACGTTAGGCGGGGAGTATGGACGTGTCAATCTAATATTCACGCACCTGCGTGGGTCCGGTAGGTGCAGGAGAGACCATGAAGCCTTGCCGGATTTCCCTTCCAAAGAGGAAGCGCTCCAGCGGTCCAAGGAGTTTCCGCGTACCAATTCCCATTACCCTCCCCGGTCCTGCTCATGTTTTAGGCAATTCCTGGTTTCATTCTCCTCAAATCTCCCTTTATCCCGTAATACTTCCCTCCGCCACCTCCTAAACTGAGGAGGCCTTTATGAGGAAAAAAGAGCATAAATACACAATTTATAGCCTCCTGACCCCTCCCTATTTCACCATGGTTCTGGTAGGTTAGAGACTTCTTTTTTGGAGCAAGCTATGGCAGCGCGCGTGGTCATTACCGGGCTTGGCATCGTCTCCCCTATCGGGGTTGGCGTTCCTACGTTTTGGAAGTCCGCCCTGCAGGGTAAAACGGGGATAACAGCGATCTCATCTTTTGGGGATTTCCCCATGGAGTCCTATCGCTCCAGGGTTGGGGGGCAGGTTTCCGACTTTGGCCTTCCCGATCCTTCAGAAGATAAATTCTCATCGCGTGTGGACCGCTATGCACAATTTGCCCTTGCCGCCACACGGGAAGCCATTCAGGATAGTGGACTGGACCTTGAGAAGGAACCGGCTGAACGGATGGGAGTGATGGCCGGTGTGGGCATGGGCGGGATGATGATGGGGGAACGTGAACTCACCACCCTCTATCAGTCCCGTAAGCCACATCGGGTGCATCCGAACTTTATCCCGACCATTACGCTCAACTCTGCCTCTGGCATTCTGGCGTTGGCTTTTGGGGCAAGGGGCCCTAATCTCACCATTTCTACGGCCTGCTCCTCCAGCATTCATTCTATTGGACAAGCCCTACAGGCCATTCGCCTGAACCAGGCAGACGTCGTCATTGCCTCAGGAGCGGACGCCAGCATTACCCCGTTGGTATTTGCCGGCTTTTGCTCATTACGTGCCTTATCCACCAAATATAATGACCACCCCGATCAGGCCTCCAGGCCATTTGATCAAGGGCGGGACGGATTTGTGATGGGGGAAGGGGCCGGCACCCTGATCTTGGAATCCCTTCGCCATGCGACCCGTCGAAAAGCGAAAATATATGCGGAACTGGCCGGATATGCCGCCACCAGCGAAGCGTATCATATGGTGATTCCCAGAGAGGATGGCTCCGATATTGCGCGAACCGTTACCTTGGCATTGAAAGACGCCGGGGTTTCGCCCTCACAGGTAGACTATGTGAATGCCCATGCGACATCCACCGTGGTCGGAGACGATGTCGAGGTCAAAGGGTTACGGGCGGTGTTCGGAAAACGCCTGAATACCATCATGGTCAATGCCACCAAATCGCTCATTGGCCATACACTGGGAGCGGCCGGAGCGATCGGGACAATAGTCTCGGCCTTATCCATTCAAACTGGTATAATACATCCCACTGTAAACTATGATGACCCGGATCCCCATTGTGCCTTGCCGGGCCTTTCTACTAAGGTACAAAAAAAATCCGTTCGCGTGGGGTTGGTGAATGCCTTCGGTTTCGGAAGTAACAATGCGGTTCTGGTCTTAAAAAAGTTTTCATGAAATCTTCCGTCAACAAATCCTCTCAACTCAGTCAGCAGGTGTACCACACCCTCGGTAAATACCTTCAACGCGACCCGAAAGATCTACATCCTGAAGATTCGCTTCGTGATGATTTGGGGTTGGACTCTCTGCAAACCATCGAATTAGTCTATGAAGTCGAATCGGCTTTTGATCTTCAAATACCGGATGAGGACTTCGGGCGTTTAACGACCATCGGCGCAGTCATCCTTTATCTGGATGAACGAATACATGGTAAAGGGAGCGCCCTCTCCGGCCCTCAAGCCACACCGTCGGCCAAGAATTCACGCCCGACTCCACTTGGCAAAAAACCCAAAAGCCGTCCCACTTCAAAAAAATCGCGCACATGACGATATCGTCTTCCTCACGAACCGTGAATATTCCCCTTCAGGAATTAGCCCAAGCCATTCATGCCACCATTCACGGATCCTCTGACATTTTGATATCCGGTCTCTCCCATCTCGAAGGAGCCTCTTCCGGAGATATCTCCTTTGTCTTGAAGGCATCCTTCCAAAAACCGGCGCGTCAGTCACAGGCTGCAGCCTTAATTGTCACAGAGCCTATCCCCGACGACCCTCGACCACAACTCATCGTTCCGAATCCACTGGTCGCCGTCACGACGTTGGCTCAAAAATTTTTCCTCCCCCCTCTTCCACCACGTGGCATTCATCCCAGTGCTGTCTCCGGACTCGATGTGCGCATTGGTCCGGATGTCTCAATTGGCGCCCTCGTCACAATTGGAGACCGTGTGCTCATCGGGTCCGGTGTCACCATCCATGCCGGAGTTCATGTTGGCGACGATGCTATTATCGGGGACGAGTGCATCCTGTATCCCCATGTCTCGCTACTGACCAAGTGTGTCATCGGCAATCGCGTCATTGTACACAGCGGCACTGTCATCGGGAGCGATGGGTTCGGTTATGTGCAACACGAAGGCCGTCACCACAAAATCCCCCAATTGGGCCATGTGATCATTGAAGATGATGTTGAGCTCGGGGCCAATGTGACCGTGGATCGGGCAACCTTTGGAAGTACCGTTATTAAGCGCGGCACAAAAATCGACAACCAGGTGCAGATCGCCCATAACGTGGTGATCGGGGAAGACTGTATTCTCGTCGCACAGGTAGGAATTGCGGGCAGTACTACATTAGGGCGCCACGTCATGGTGGGTGGCCAGGCCGGCCTGGTCGATCATGTCACCATCGGTGATCAAGTGAAAATTGCGGCGGGTTCGGGGGTAACCAATAATGTAAAATCCGGTCAGATTGTGGGTGGTCGGCCGGCGGTCGAACATGGCATCTGGCGACGGTCACAGGTTCTTCAATACCAACTCCCCGAATTACGCAAGGAACTCCGGGCTCTTCAGAAACAGGTCCAACATCTTGAATCGCTTCTCCCGGACCAATCTGCATCCATGTCTCCACCGGTCAAACGCCGTTCAACCTCAAAGCCCTAATCCCCCAGAGCGGACCCATGACCCAACAGCCGTAAGGCTTTATCTCTTTTTGCGTGCTGGCAGCAACACCACTCCTTTCCAAAAAAACAACTTTGCCCAAAAATAGCCTGCCCAGGGCAGGGCAAACGCGGCGACCGGCTCCATATAACCCGTGGCCACGGTTAATCCGGAAAGCGCAAAAAACATTACGATCCCCAGAAAGTACCAGAGCGGAACCAATCCACGACCTCGATGCTCAATGTCATGCTCCGTGATGGCTTTCTTTGCCTTACGGACCGACCGTTGGCTATAGGCTTTCATGCGACTGGCGAAATGTCCGGGAAACTCCCGCAAAAGATACTGTTGGTATTTTGTTTGAATGATCCCCACAAGCACCCCGGCGATAATGAGGGCCGAGCTGTAGGTAAAGGTTTCCCATCCATACGTTCCTGCCCAGAATTGAAAGCCTAAGGCGATCACTCCGACGACAACCGAAATCAATCCCAACAAACTGGCAGGAAGCAGAATATTGGTTCGGACAAACTCTTGGGCTTTTTCCGTATCGTCCTCATGACGTTTAGCCGTGATCATTTTTGGCATACGTTGGTCTCCACATACAGTCTAGTCGGAAGAGGTTGAACTTGCCTCAGGATTCGTCTCATCCAACCCATCGTCTTCCGCATCGGGAATGCGATAGCGCTCACTCAACCATCCCTCCAAATCCAGCAATTGACATCGCTTGGAACAAAAGGGTCGAAAGACATTACCTTCCCATTGTTCCACGTTGCCACACATCGGACATTTCACGGTCATGTCGTTCCTCCCGAGGGAGTGTGGAAAACACGTGTTGCACCCTTGAAGGGACTTCTATCGATGCCTTCTCGCCCTCTGGCCATGCTCACGTCCTCCTCCGTACCCTCCGCCCGCCCAAAACGGCGGCGACCTTTTCTTCGAGAGGCTTCAGGGCAGGGCTGGACACGACTTTTTGTCCCCTCACTTATGGCTTCCGCTGCCGGGTGCTGTCACTCATTTAGTCATGAAAAGAAAAAATTCGAAAATTATTCAACCGTCCTTCGGATACACACGGCCCCTTCGTTCATGCCTGCACGCATAGGCCGACAGACCACAGGCTTGGGCAAGTCAGTTTTGTGCGGTGCCATGTTAGACATGAAATTGGGCTTCATACAAACCGGCATACAATCCCCCTCTCGCCAGTAAGGTTGCATGATCGCCTTCTTCAACGATCTGACCATGTTCCAGGACCACAATTCGATCAACGGTTTGCAGAGTCGACAACCGATGGGCCACGATAAAGGTCGTCCGCCCACGCATCAACTCATCCATCGCAATGCGAATCTCGACTTCGGTTTCGGTGTCAATATTGGAGGTGGCTTCATCCATGACCACAATGGGTGGATTTTTGAGCAGCACCCTGGCAATGGCGATACGCTGTTTTTGCCCAACGGACAATTTCACCCCGCGCTCCCCGATCCAGGTGTCATACCCGTCAGGAAGCGCTTGAATAAATTCATGCGCTTGCGCAACGCGCGCCACCGCTTCTATTTGGTCGTGCGATGCCGACAAGTCTCCATAGGCCAGATTGGCCCGCACGGTGCCATTGAATAAAAATGGCTCTTGCTGCACAAAGCCGATTTGTTCCCGAAGGTAGAATAACGGGAGATGACGAATATCGTATCCATCCAGTTCAATCGCTCCCTCCCCTACATCGTAATACCGGAAGAGCAGTTTCATGAGCGTACTCTTTCCCACTCCGCTCGGCCCGACCAAAGCCACATGCTCCCCCGCCTCCACCGACAGTGAAAGATGTTCATAGACCGGCATCTCCCGCCGATAGGCAAATGCCATATCCTTCCATTCGACTTTTCCCGACAACCGGGGTTGAACGGGACGAAGGTGTCCCTGGTCCGGCACGGCCGGCTCTGCATCTAAGATATCGAACACCCGTTCACTGGCTGCCAAGGCATGCTGCAATAAATGATTCACCGAATGGATTTGATTGACCGGGGTATAAAACAATACCAGGTAAGATAAAAACATCACTAATTCACCGGTGGAAAGACGACCGGCTACTACCTCACCCGCCCCATACCAGACAATCAAGACGGTTCCCAGGCTTCCGATGAAAATCATTCCCGGAGAATAAATCGACCATAAATACATCGCTTTCAGATTCGCCTGGCTGTACTTGTGGCTCATATCACGGAAACGCGTCTGTTCGTAGGGTTGTCGATTGAATCCCATGGTTTCCCGAATCCCGGACAAGGAATCCTGCAGATAGCCATTGAGTTCAGCCGCCTGCTGACGTATTTCGTGATAATACCGATGGACACGGCGGGTAAATCCTACGCCCCCGATAATTAAAATTGGAATCGGCAGCAGCACGAGAACGGCCATTTTCCAGTTCAGCATAAATAAAATAGTGGTAATGCCAACCAGGGTTAACGTAGCCGTTAACATGCCCTCAAGCCCGTCAATAAAAATTCGTTGCACATGCTCCGTATCGTTCACAACACGCGACATGATTTCACCCGTCGATCGGTTTTCATAATAAGTCAACGACAAGCGTTGCAGGGCCGCGAACACTTGTTGTCGAAGCCGATGCACCACCCGTTGCTCAAGCGTGTTGTTGAACCGGATTCTGAGAGAATTGCAGAGATTCTTCAATCCATAGGCCAGGAATAATCCAACCAGCACCCAGGTCAGAACATCCATATTTTTTGCCGGGATGACGTCATCAATCACGATTTTGATGAGCCAGGGTGGGAGCAGTTCCAATGCCGTCGTTACCCCGGCAAAGAAGAAGGTGACGCACACGAGCCCCCGATAGGGGGCCAAGTACGACAGAACTCGGAGGAGTGATTTCACGGGACGCTTAGAAACCTTTTTCGTCGACAGATGGCGTGATCCTGATAGGAATCACGGAAACACACTCGTGGAATTGAGGAGCTGAAAACGCTCGACGGTTAGCTCTATCAAGCAGGGATTAAATCACCGGGGCGGATTCTTCACGCCAATAGGCATCAAACTCTTCCAGTTGAGTCAGGGTCGACATATCAGTCATTCGATCAATGAACAATTTCCCGATGAGGTGGTCCATTTCATGTTGGATACACACCGCATAGAGCCCGTTGGCTTCGAAGTCTTGGAGTACCCCTTGTCTATCATAGGCCTGCACACGGATCATGGACGGCCGGATTACCTTCCCTCGCATATTATCAATACTGAGACATCCTTCCCACATTTCACTCTGTGAGGGACTATAAAACACAATTTTAGGATTAATGAGGACGGTCTTGGGAAAACCATCCTTCCCCTCACATTCCATGACGACAATCTGTTCCGAATGTGCGACCTGCGGGGCTGCCAATCCGATTCCCTCATACTGAACCATCGTCTCAAACATATCATCAAGGAATGCCTGAACCCGCCGGCTCCCGATTGATGCAGGGTCCACAGGCGTTGCCTGTTGCCTGAGAACCGGGTTGCCGATTTTTGCTATAGGTAATACTGCCATACACCTTACTCCTTTTCGCGATCGTCTAGGTCTGTAATCTCATATACTACATGGCACTCCTTCGACCACCGTCCGGCGACGAGCCCAAACTACCCTCTTTGAAGGATCGGTGTTAACTCACATTCTGCTCTGCCGGTGATCGAGGGGGTTCTGCGGATGGCGGTGTCACACCCAATCGGTCCTTATTCTCTTCCCACCAAGCCCACCATTCCTTTACCCATTCCTTTCTGTCTTCGGGTGTCGAAACTTCCCAATCATGGATTGAGCCACTGAATCTGGTGAGAATCCAGAAAGAATCCCGCGCTGTGATCGACACATATTGCTCCGGATCTGAAATGGCACTAATAATCACAGGCAGCACTTCCTTTCGAGGCACCCTCCGTGATTCAAAGACAGCCGTGTTTCGAATCGTGGAATTGGGATCTTTCACCATCACCTCGATGGCCGGAATGACTTGGTTGGGGTCCAATCGTGTTGCCACACGCAAGGCATGGGACCGGATTCGTGATTCTTCATCCGGATTCATGGCCACCTCCAGTAGGCCCGGAATCGCAGAGGGATCATTCAACATAGAGAGGGTTTCCACCGCGTTGAACCGGACTCTGGGCACCGGCACCTTAAGCGCTTTTACCAAATACGGGATCGAATGTTTCCCAAAAAAGACAAACTCTCCCATGGCCCAAAATTCCTGCCGGCCTTCAAGCATGGGGATAAGCGCTTCCAGACGCTCATGATCCTGGGGCGTTAAGATTTCAGGGGATTCCGTCGCCTCTACCCCCGTGGATTCTGGAGGGGGAGGAGCCTCATAGGGCACTTGCGTCAGATAGACGGAGAAAGGACTTCTTCCTGGTTCCTGAGCCCACAGCGGGGTGCCACACAGAAAAAAGGCACCAACCATCCAACATATTGTCTGTGACCAATTGGTGATTCGCTTCGTCATGAACATCCCTTTCGTGAATCCGCGTATATGAAACTTAGCAATCAGATAGTCTAGTAGCAGATGGCCAAAAGGGTCAAGCCAAGCTAGTGCACTTTCAGCTCTGTCCAGGCTCGATCATAATAGCGAATGGCCTCCTGTACATCTTCCAACCACTCCATTCGGGCAAGCATATCACTTGGCGGGTAGACAGCTGTATTCGTGCGAATGTCTGCCGGCAGACGATCCCGAACATGTCGATTGGCTGAGGCAAATAATAGTCGCTGCGATGTGGCAAGCGCCACCTCCTCATCTAACAGATAATTGATGAAGTCCATCGCGAGCGCTTGTTGACGGGAGCTGGCCAAGACCGCCAGACAATCCGTCCACATCATTCCGCCTTCCTGGGGGAGGGCATACCGGATTGACGGGTGTTCACGCATCGCCCTGGCAATCGGCCCGCCCCAGGCATGCGCTAATACCACTTCACCGGCCACGAGGAGTTGGTCGAATTGTTCGCTCGTATAAGCCTTGACCAATGGCTTTTGCTTCATCAACTTATGTTTGGCTTGTTGAATGGCCTGGGGATCGACGCTATTGAGCGAGTAGCCTAACGTCTGAAGTGCCATCCCAAAGACTTCCCGCTCATCGTTCAGCAAACTGATTCGACCGGAAAATTTCGGATCCCATAAGGCCTCCCAACTGGTTGGCGGTTCAGTCACGACATCAGCATTATACCCCATTCCAACCGTGCCCCATAAATAGGGAATGGCAAACCGGTTTGTGGGATCAAACGAGAGCTGTCGCAGGTGAGGCTCCAGATCCTGCACAGGAGGAATTTTTGCCAGATCTAACTCAGCCAGTAATCCCAACCGTCCCATAATTCCCGCCATAAAATCAGATGGCACCACGACATCATACCCGGTCATGCCGCTTTGCACTTTTGCTAATAACTCTTCATTGCTACTAAAGGTATCAATCACCACCCGAACCCCTCGGGTCGCTTCAAATTTGGCCACTACACCCGCATCCACATAATCGGACCACGTGAAATAATACAGTGTAGAGTGCTGGGAAGATGGCGATTCCGGGGATGTGGAAGATTCCGAACATCCTCCGGACACCAGGAGGGTCAAGATGACGACATACAGAGGCATCAGTGTTTTCACATGCAAACTTTCATCAATACGAAGATTCAGCCGAGGCCGGTGTGGACCGCTGTTGAACGAACCAGGACAACCCCACGCACAGCATGGAGACCACCACCAAGACCGCCGACAAGGCATTAATCTCCGGGGTCATCCCTGTCCTGATCATCGAAAACACTTTAAGTGGTAACGTCGTCGAACCGGGACCGGCCACAAAAAATGTCACCACAAAGTCATCCAACGATACGGTAAATCCTAATAGGGCTGCCCCCCAGATGGCCGGGCGTAACAAAGGAAGCGTAATCCTGGTGAGCACATCCCATGACGTGGCACCCAAATCACGCGCCGCGTCTTCCCAGGCAGGGTCCAGCTTACGAAGTCGTGCCCTGACGATGACGATGGTCAACGGGAGATTAAAGATCATATGTCCGATAATAATAGTACCAAACCCCAGGTGAACCTGACACAAGACAAACATCATCAATAAGGCCACACCCAATAAAATTTCCGGTATGACCAGGGGCAATACGAGGATCATATTAACCCAGGCCTTTTGCGGTCCTTGACGGGTTTCCAGGCCAATGGCGGTCCCCACTCCAAGGATAAGGGCCATTCCGGTTGAGAGCAATGCAATGACCACACTATTGACGGTTGCCTCGAGAATCGCCTGGTCCATCGCCAGCTTTTCATACCACTGAAACGTGAATCCTTTCCACACTACTCCCATCGTGGAGGCGTTAAAGGATAGCCCGATTAGAATGACCACCGGCAAATATAAAAACACCATGACCAGCAGGCTCATCACAATGAAGCTGGACGGCATCCGTTTCATGACGGATCCTTCTCAACGGACGTACGACCCAACAGAAACCAGAGGAGAAGGACCGTTCCCATTAATCCGAAAGAAAGCGCGGAGCCAAACGGCCAGTCTCGTGCAACCAGGAATTCTTGTTGGATGAACGTGCCCAGCATCATGTTTTGTCCTCCACCCAATAGATAGGGCGTAATAAAAGCCCCGAGGGAAGGAATAAAGACCAACACCCCACCGGCCAGAAAACCCGGAGTACTGAGAGGAAGCAGCACGTGTCGAAACATCCCGACCATGGACGCATATAAGTCAAACGCCGCATCCTCCAATTGCGGAGAAATACGTTCTATGGCCACCACCAGAGGAAGCACCATAAAGGGCAGATAACCATAAACCAGTCCCAGGAATACCGATAGATCGGTGAATAATAGGGAAAGGGGCTCATCCAGCAATCCCAACCTGATCAACAGGCCATTCACAATACCGTCCGCTCGAAGAATTAATACCCACGCATAGGTCCGAACCAAAAAATTCGTCCAAAATGGAATCATCACAAGAGTCAGTAATATGAGTTGCCAGGGGCGGGAGGCCCTGGCCAGACAATACGCCAAGGGGAACCCCACCACGGCACAGATGAAAGTCGTCAATCCCGCCAAGAGAAGAGATCGGAAAAATATCACTCCCACCAGCGGATCAAAAACACGTTGATAATTTTCCCAGGTGGGGATCCAGGTAATTCCCCCATACATTCCCCGACTCGCCAGACTTACACCAAAGACCAATATCAGCGGGAGAAAAAAGAACAGGCCTAAAAAGAGACTTGCCGATAGGAGGGACAGCTTGACAGGGAAAGCGGAAGAATGGTCAGAACGATTGTTCAGCATGGTGCCGGATGGGCGGGCAAGACCATTCCCTCCTGAGCCCGCCATTGCACATACACCGGCTGACCAACGGCCAATGGTCTGGCCTGCGCTTCGGCGATTGGCACCCGAGCCATCCAGATCGCCTCGTCTCGAAGCCGAACATGATACACCACTTCATTTCCGGAAAAAGCGACTTGGTGCACAATCGCTTGAAGCCTATTGTCATATCCGTTGGGGGACAGGTCAGAGGACACATGTATGCGCTCTGGGCGAACCATAACCGTGACAGCCCCCTGCAGAGAATCATGCGGGGAACACGTGACCTTCACGGATGCCAAGACGTCATGTTCAACCCGACACCATCCACTCTCACAGGATGCGATGGTACCAGACAAGACATTGGAAAGACCGATAAACTGAGCCACCGTCGAAGATACGGGGCGATCATAGATCTCCTGCGGCGTCCCCACTTGCAAGACCTTCCCACCTTGCATGACCGCAATTCGATCAGACAGCATGAGGGCCTCATCCTGTTGATGAGTCACGCAAATAAATGTCGCTTTCACCTCCCTTTGTAACCGCTTCAGCTCTCCTTGCATCTCCTGACGTAACTGCTGGTCCAAAGCAGCCAAGGGCTCATCCAACAGCAGGACCACGGGACGATTCACTAGGGCTCGTGCGAGCGCCACCCGTTGCTGCTCCCCTCCGGACAATTGCCCTGGAAGGCGCTTTTCCTTTCCTTGCAGTCGTA
This region includes:
- a CDS encoding acyl carrier protein, yielding MKSSVNKSSQLSQQVYHTLGKYLQRDPKDLHPEDSLRDDLGLDSLQTIELVYEVESAFDLQIPDEDFGRLTTIGAVILYLDERIHGKGSALSGPQATPSAKNSRPTPLGKKPKSRPTSKKSRT
- a CDS encoding polyamine ABC transporter substrate-binding protein; this encodes MKTLMPLYVVILTLLVSGGCSESSTSPESPSSQHSTLYYFTWSDYVDAGVVAKFEATRGVRVVIDTFSSNEELLAKVQSGMTGYDVVVPSDFMAGIMGRLGLLAELDLAKIPPVQDLEPHLRQLSFDPTNRFAIPYLWGTVGMGYNADVVTEPPTSWEALWDPKFSGRISLLNDEREVFGMALQTLGYSLNSVDPQAIQQAKHKLMKQKPLVKAYTSEQFDQLLVAGEVVLAHAWGGPIARAMREHPSIRYALPQEGGMMWTDCLAVLASSRQQALAMDFINYLLDEEVALATSQRLLFASANRHVRDRLPADIRTNTAVYPPSDMLARMEWLEDVQEAIRYYDRAWTELKVH
- the fabF gene encoding beta-ketoacyl-ACP synthase II is translated as MAARVVITGLGIVSPIGVGVPTFWKSALQGKTGITAISSFGDFPMESYRSRVGGQVSDFGLPDPSEDKFSSRVDRYAQFALAATREAIQDSGLDLEKEPAERMGVMAGVGMGGMMMGERELTTLYQSRKPHRVHPNFIPTITLNSASGILALAFGARGPNLTISTACSSSIHSIGQALQAIRLNQADVVIASGADASITPLVFAGFCSLRALSTKYNDHPDQASRPFDQGRDGFVMGEGAGTLILESLRHATRRKAKIYAELAGYAATSEAYHMVIPREDGSDIARTVTLALKDAGVSPSQVDYVNAHATSTVVGDDVEVKGLRAVFGKRLNTIMVNATKSLIGHTLGAAGAIGTIVSALSIQTGIIHPTVNYDDPDPHCALPGLSTKVQKKSVRVGLVNAFGFGSNNAVLVLKKFS
- a CDS encoding HEAT repeat domain-containing protein; the protein is MTKRITNWSQTICWMVGAFFLCGTPLWAQEPGRSPFSVYLTQVPYEAPPPPESTGVEATESPEILTPQDHERLEALIPMLEGRQEFWAMGEFVFFGKHSIPYLVKALKVPVPRVRFNAVETLSMLNDPSAIPGLLEVAMNPDEESRIRSHALRVATRLDPNQVIPAIEVMVKDPNSTIRNTAVFESRRVPRKEVLPVIISAISDPEQYVSITARDSFWILTRFSGSIHDWEVSTPEDRKEWVKEWWAWWEENKDRLGVTPPSAEPPRSPAEQNVS
- the lpxD gene encoding UDP-3-O-(3-hydroxymyristoyl)glucosamine N-acyltransferase is translated as MTISSSSRTVNIPLQELAQAIHATIHGSSDILISGLSHLEGASSGDISFVLKASFQKPARQSQAAALIVTEPIPDDPRPQLIVPNPLVAVTTLAQKFFLPPLPPRGIHPSAVSGLDVRIGPDVSIGALVTIGDRVLIGSGVTIHAGVHVGDDAIIGDECILYPHVSLLTKCVIGNRVIVHSGTVIGSDGFGYVQHEGRHHKIPQLGHVIIEDDVELGANVTVDRATFGSTVIKRGTKIDNQVQIAHNVVIGEDCILVAQVGIAGSTTLGRHVMVGGQAGLVDHVTIGDQVKIAAGSGVTNNVKSGQIVGGRPAVEHGIWRRSQVLQYQLPELRKELRALQKQVQHLESLLPDQSASMSPPVKRRSTSKP
- the cynS gene encoding cyanase — protein: MNKKELVGQLLAAKKASGKTYDQLAAALGLCNVYVAQLFRLQAQLKKDTEIKLVKLVPGLTGNLLEAMREFPMRSYDPSVLQEPHIYRMTEVCAHYGESILDILHEQFGDGIMSAIDFKLTVEKIKGDKGEDRVVMTWNGKFLPHIEQTA
- the def gene encoding peptide deformylase, translated to MAVLPIAKIGNPVLRQQATPVDPASIGSRRVQAFLDDMFETMVQYEGIGLAAPQVAHSEQIVVMECEGKDGFPKTVLINPKIVFYSPSQSEMWEGCLSIDNMRGKVIRPSMIRVQAYDRQGVLQDFEANGLYAVCIQHEMDHLIGKLFIDRMTDMSTLTQLEEFDAYWREESAPVI
- a CDS encoding ABC transporter permease, which produces MKRMPSSFIVMSLLVMVFLYLPVVILIGLSFNASTMGVVWKGFTFQWYEKLAMDQAILEATVNSVVIALLSTGMALILGVGTAIGLETRQGPQKAWVNMILVLPLVIPEILLGVALLMMFVLCQVHLGFGTIIIGHMIFNLPLTIVIVRARLRKLDPAWEDAARDLGATSWDVLTRITLPLLRPAIWGAALLGFTVSLDDFVVTFFVAGPGSTTLPLKVFSMIRTGMTPEINALSAVLVVVSMLCVGLSWFVQQRSTPASAESSY
- a CDS encoding DNA gyrase inhibitor YacG gives rise to the protein MTVKCPMCGNVEQWEGNVFRPFCSKRCQLLDLEGWLSERYRIPDAEDDGLDETNPEASSTSSD
- a CDS encoding ABC transporter ATP-binding protein — translated: MKSLLRVLSYLAPYRGLVCVTFFFAGVTTALELLPPWLIKIVIDDVIPAKNMDVLTWVLVGLFLAYGLKNLCNSLRIRFNNTLEQRVVHRLRQQVFAALQRLSLTYYENRSTGEIMSRVVNDTEHVQRIFIDGLEGMLTATLTLVGITTILFMLNWKMAVLVLLPIPILIIGGVGFTRRVHRYYHEIRQQAAELNGYLQDSLSGIRETMGFNRQPYEQTRFRDMSHKYSQANLKAMYLWSIYSPGMIFIGSLGTVLIVWYGAGEVVAGRLSTGELVMFLSYLVLFYTPVNQIHSVNHLLQHALAASERVFDILDAEPAVPDQGHLRPVQPRLSGKVEWKDMAFAYRREMPVYEHLSLSVEAGEHVALVGPSGVGKSTLMKLLFRYYDVGEGAIELDGYDIRHLPLFYLREQIGFVQQEPFLFNGTVRANLAYGDLSASHDQIEAVARVAQAHEFIQALPDGYDTWIGERGVKLSVGQKQRIAIARVLLKNPPIVVMDEATSNIDTETEVEIRIAMDELMRGRTTFIVAHRLSTLQTVDRIVVLEHGQIVEEGDHATLLARGGLYAGLYEAQFHV
- a CDS encoding ABC transporter permease; its protein translation is MAGSGGNGLARPSGTMLNNRSDHSSAFPVKLSLLSASLFLGLFFFLPLILVFGVSLASRGMYGGITWIPTWENYQRVFDPLVGVIFFRSLLLAGLTTFICAVVGFPLAYCLARASRPWQLILLTLVMIPFWTNFLVRTYAWVLILRADGIVNGLLIRLGLLDEPLSLLFTDLSVFLGLVYGYLPFMVLPLVVAIERISPQLEDAAFDLYASMVGMFRHVLLPLSTPGFLAGGVLVFIPSLGAFITPYLLGGGQNMMLGTFIQQEFLVARDWPFGSALSFGLMGTVLLLWFLLGRTSVEKDPS